From the genome of Pseudomonas sp. gcc21, one region includes:
- a CDS encoding F0F1 ATP synthase subunit I, with translation MDARTPNKTPFHRLPAFPVLVAQAIMAGLVALTLWVFQGQVSACSALLGGMIALVPNAYFAYRVYRYSGARSARAIVSELYSGEAGKLILTAALFVLVLLAVKPLEVPALFAGYLAVLAVGASAMLIVRSFPKH, from the coding sequence ATGGACGCAAGAACGCCCAACAAAACCCCGTTTCATCGGTTGCCCGCATTTCCGGTTTTGGTAGCACAAGCAATTATGGCTGGGCTGGTGGCACTGACCCTGTGGGTTTTCCAGGGCCAAGTTTCCGCATGCTCAGCTTTGTTGGGAGGGATGATAGCCCTCGTGCCCAACGCCTATTTTGCCTATCGGGTGTACCGCTACAGCGGAGCTCGATCGGCCCGTGCCATCGTCAGCGAACTGTATTCCGGCGAGGCAGGCAAACTGATATTGACGGCAGCACTTTTTGTGCTGGTGCTATTGGCAGTAAAGCCGCTTGAGGTCCCCGCGCTATTTGCCGGCTACCTCGCGGTACTGGCAGTGGGAGCCAGTGCAATGTTGATCGTCAGAAGCTTTCCAAAGCATTAG
- the rsmG gene encoding 16S rRNA (guanine(527)-N(7))-methyltransferase RsmG, producing MSDHATQLAEGARQLGIALSDYQAQQLLGYLALLNKWNKAYNLTAVRDPAEMVSRHLLDTLSILPFVQGDRWLDVGSGGGMPGLILAIMRPDAHFTLLDSNGKKTRFLTQAKVELKLANVTVVNNRVEAFSVESAFDGIVSRAFSSMADFANLTRHVSDSRTRWLAMKGLYPDEELSALPDDFEVLQSEQLAVPGCQGSRHLLILRRLIQPELA from the coding sequence ATGAGTGATCACGCGACGCAGCTCGCCGAAGGAGCACGGCAACTGGGTATTGCCTTGAGCGATTACCAGGCGCAGCAGCTACTTGGCTACCTGGCATTACTCAACAAGTGGAACAAGGCCTACAACCTCACCGCCGTTCGCGATCCGGCGGAAATGGTCAGCCGCCATTTGCTGGACACCCTGAGTATTCTTCCCTTCGTGCAGGGTGATCGCTGGCTGGATGTGGGTAGCGGTGGGGGCATGCCCGGGCTGATTCTCGCCATCATGCGACCTGACGCTCATTTCACCCTGCTCGACAGCAACGGCAAGAAGACCCGCTTTCTCACTCAGGCGAAGGTGGAGTTGAAACTGGCAAACGTCACGGTGGTGAATAACCGCGTGGAAGCCTTCTCGGTCGAGTCGGCGTTCGACGGAATCGTGTCCCGGGCATTCAGTTCCATGGCCGACTTTGCCAACCTGACCCGTCATGTGAGTGATAGCCGCACGCGGTGGCTTGCAATGAAAGGCTTGTACCCGGATGAAGAGCTCAGTGCCCTGCCGGATGATTTTGAAGTTCTGCAGAGCGAACAATTGGCAGTCCCTGGTTGCCAAGGCAGCCGACATCTGCTGATACTGCGACGGTTGATCCAGCCCGAATTGGCATAG
- a CDS encoding ParA family protein, with protein sequence MGKVLAMANQKGGVGKTTTSVNLAASLAATKRKVLLIDLDPQGNATMGSGVDKADLENSVYELLTGQCSLAEALCRSETGNYDLLPANGDLTAAEIELLESDFREHRLRMALDGVLGSYDFVLIDCPPSLNMLTINGLVAADAVIIPMQCEYYALEGLSALVNTIQRISAKLNPSLQIEGLLRTMYDPRNSLTREVSAQLTTHFGDQLYKTVIPRNVRLAEAPSYGMPALAYDKQSRGAVAYLALAGELIRRTKQADKTPAVTDATE encoded by the coding sequence GTGGGAAAGGTATTGGCAATGGCCAATCAGAAAGGCGGCGTCGGCAAGACCACCACCAGTGTGAACCTGGCGGCTTCGCTTGCTGCTACCAAGCGCAAGGTGCTGCTGATCGATCTCGATCCCCAGGGCAATGCCACCATGGGTAGCGGAGTGGACAAGGCTGATCTGGAAAATTCTGTATATGAACTGCTGACAGGTCAGTGTTCGCTGGCCGAGGCGTTGTGCCGTTCCGAGACTGGAAACTACGATCTGCTGCCGGCCAATGGCGACCTGACCGCAGCGGAAATCGAGTTGCTCGAGTCCGACTTCCGTGAGCACCGTTTGCGCATGGCGCTGGACGGCGTGCTTGGCAGCTACGACTTCGTTCTGATCGACTGTCCGCCCTCGCTGAATATGCTGACTATCAATGGCCTGGTCGCCGCCGACGCGGTGATCATTCCCATGCAGTGCGAATATTACGCGCTGGAAGGTTTGTCAGCACTGGTCAACACCATTCAGCGCATTAGCGCAAAGCTCAATCCGTCGCTGCAAATAGAAGGTCTTTTGCGCACTATGTACGACCCGCGTAACAGTCTGACCCGAGAGGTCTCTGCACAGTTGACCACTCATTTCGGAGATCAGCTGTACAAAACAGTCATCCCGCGGAATGTACGCCTGGCTGAAGCGCCCAGTTATGGCATGCCGGCACTCGCGTACGATAAGCAGTCCAGGGGAGCGGTAGCTTATCTGGCCCTGGCCGGTGAACTGATCCGGCGTACCAAGCAGGCAGACAAAACGCCTGCCGTGACAGATGCAACCGAATAA
- the atpE gene encoding F0F1 ATP synthase subunit C, whose translation MELVIIAASIMIGLGALGTGIGFALLGGKLLESTARQPELGPNLQTKTFLMAGLLDAVPMIGVGIAMYLIFVVAPGMGA comes from the coding sequence ATGGAACTCGTTATCATTGCTGCCTCCATCATGATCGGTCTGGGCGCTCTGGGTACTGGTATTGGCTTCGCCCTGCTGGGTGGCAAATTGCTGGAATCCACTGCACGTCAGCCTGAACTGGGGCCGAACCTGCAAACCAAGACCTTCCTGATGGCCGGTCTGCTCGACGCCGTGCCGATGATCGGTGTTGGTATCGCGATGTACCTGATCTTCGTTGTCGCTCCTGGTATGGGCGCCTGA
- a CDS encoding F0F1 ATP synthase subunit B yields the protein MNINLTLFGQTIAFAIFVWFTMKYVWPPITQAMQERQKKIAEGLDAAGRAQRDLGLAQEKASQTLRETKEQATQIIEQANKSANLIVEEAKQQARSEGERLIAAAKVEIEQEMNRAKDQLRAQVAVLAIQGAEQILESEVDPKAHSELVNKLASQL from the coding sequence GTGAATATTAATCTGACGCTGTTTGGTCAAACGATTGCCTTCGCTATTTTTGTCTGGTTTACCATGAAGTATGTATGGCCGCCGATTACCCAGGCCATGCAGGAACGCCAGAAAAAAATCGCCGAAGGTCTGGATGCGGCTGGCCGCGCCCAGCGTGACTTGGGCCTGGCCCAGGAAAAGGCTTCCCAGACTCTGCGCGAGACCAAGGAACAGGCTACTCAGATCATCGAGCAGGCCAACAAGAGTGCCAACCTCATTGTCGAGGAAGCGAAACAGCAGGCACGTTCCGAGGGTGAGCGCCTGATTGCGGCCGCCAAGGTCGAAATCGAGCAGGAAATGAACCGCGCCAAGGATCAACTTCGTGCCCAGGTCGCCGTACTGGCTATCCAGGGTGCCGAGCAGATTCTGGAATCCGAAGTGGATCCCAAGGCACACAGTGAGCTGGTCAACAAACTGGCCTCACAACTCTAA
- the atpB gene encoding F0F1 ATP synthase subunit A produces the protein MATSSAEYIQHHLQNLTFGKLPGGYVRADGSVVEETTWTLARSGAEATDMGFMAVHVDTLGWSIFMGLIFLGLFRYVAGRATVDTPRGAQNLVEMIVEFIQNIVRDTFHGKSPLVAPLALTIFVWVFLMNSLKWIPVDYIPGLAHALGLDYFKIVPTADPNGTFGLSLGVFVLILFYSVKIKGVGGFVHELSFTPFKHWSLIPFNLFLEILGLLTKPLSLALRLFGNMYAGEVVFILIALLPFYLQWGLNVPWAIFHILVIPLQAFIFMVLSVVYLSAAHEDSH, from the coding sequence ATGGCAACTTCATCAGCTGAGTATATCCAGCACCATTTGCAGAACCTTACCTTCGGTAAGCTGCCTGGTGGCTACGTTCGTGCGGACGGCAGTGTCGTCGAAGAAACAACCTGGACCCTGGCCAGGAGCGGTGCCGAAGCAACCGATATGGGTTTCATGGCGGTGCATGTTGATACACTGGGCTGGTCGATCTTCATGGGTCTGATCTTTCTCGGTCTGTTCCGCTATGTTGCAGGTCGCGCCACGGTAGACACGCCCAGAGGCGCCCAGAATCTGGTCGAGATGATCGTCGAGTTCATTCAGAACATCGTGCGTGACACCTTTCACGGCAAGAGCCCGCTGGTAGCACCGTTGGCGCTGACGATATTTGTCTGGGTCTTCCTGATGAACTCCCTCAAGTGGATTCCCGTTGACTACATCCCGGGCCTTGCTCACGCTCTGGGGCTCGACTACTTCAAGATTGTTCCGACGGCCGATCCGAATGGTACTTTCGGTCTGTCCCTCGGGGTTTTCGTTCTGATCCTGTTCTATAGCGTCAAAATCAAGGGTGTGGGTGGCTTCGTTCACGAACTGTCCTTCACACCGTTCAAGCACTGGTCGTTGATTCCGTTCAACCTGTTCCTTGAAATCCTTGGCCTGCTTACCAAGCCGCTGAGTCTGGCGTTGCGACTCTTCGGTAACATGTATGCCGGCGAGGTAGTATTCATTCTGATCGCGTTGTTGCCCTTCTATCTCCAGTGGGGTCTGAACGTGCCGTGGGCTATCTTCCACATCCTGGTAATCCCGCTACAGGCCTTCATCTTCATGGTGCTGTCCGTGGTGTATTTGAGTGCTGCCCATGAGGATTCCCACTAA
- the atpA gene encoding F0F1 ATP synthase subunit alpha, giving the protein MQQLNPSEISEIIKQRIEKLDVTSQARNVGTVVSVSDGIVRIHGLADVMYGEMIEFPGGLYGMALNLERDSVGAVVLGDYLGLSEGMTAQCTGRILEVPVGPELLGRVVDALGNPIDGKGVIDAKLTDAVEKVAPGVIWRKSVDQPVQTGYKSVDAMIPIGRGQRELIIGDRQTGKTAMAIDAIINQKDSGIKCVYVAVGQKRSTIANVVRKLEENGAMAHTIVVAASASDPAALQFLAPYAGCTMGEYFRDRGEDALIVYDDLSKQAVAYRQISLLLRRPPGREAYPGDVFYLHSRLLERASRISEEYVEKLTNGEVKGKTGSLTALPLIETQAGDVSAFVPTNVISITDGQIFLESNLFNSGIRPAVNAGVSVSRVGGAAQTKIIKKLSGGIRTALAQYRELAAFAQFASDLDEATRKQLEHGQRVTELMKQGQYAPMSVADMAISLYAAEKGFLTDVELSKIGAFEKALLAYFKRDKADLLAKINEKGDYNDEIEAGIKSGIENFKATQSW; this is encoded by the coding sequence ATGCAGCAATTGAATCCTTCCGAAATTAGCGAAATTATCAAACAGCGCATCGAGAAACTCGATGTGACTTCGCAGGCCCGGAATGTAGGCACTGTCGTCAGCGTATCTGACGGTATCGTGCGTATCCACGGCCTAGCTGACGTAATGTACGGCGAGATGATCGAATTCCCCGGTGGCCTGTACGGTATGGCACTGAACCTGGAGCGTGATTCCGTCGGTGCGGTTGTACTGGGTGATTACCTGGGTCTGAGCGAGGGCATGACTGCCCAGTGCACTGGTCGTATCCTCGAAGTTCCAGTCGGTCCCGAGCTGCTTGGCCGCGTTGTAGACGCGCTGGGTAACCCGATCGATGGCAAGGGTGTCATTGACGCCAAGCTGACCGATGCAGTCGAGAAAGTAGCCCCGGGTGTGATCTGGCGTAAGTCGGTCGACCAGCCGGTTCAGACCGGTTACAAATCAGTCGACGCGATGATTCCGATCGGCCGTGGCCAGCGTGAGCTGATCATCGGCGACCGCCAGACGGGTAAGACCGCCATGGCGATCGACGCGATCATCAACCAGAAAGATTCCGGCATCAAGTGTGTCTACGTCGCGGTTGGTCAGAAGCGTTCGACCATCGCCAACGTGGTTCGCAAGCTGGAAGAAAACGGCGCAATGGCTCACACCATTGTTGTCGCGGCTTCTGCTTCCGATCCGGCGGCGCTGCAGTTCCTGGCACCTTATGCAGGCTGCACCATGGGCGAATACTTCCGTGACCGCGGTGAAGATGCTCTGATCGTATATGACGACCTGTCCAAGCAGGCAGTTGCCTATCGTCAGATCTCCCTGCTGCTGCGTCGTCCGCCGGGCCGTGAAGCCTATCCGGGTGACGTATTCTATCTCCACAGTCGTCTGCTCGAGCGCGCATCACGTATCTCGGAAGAGTATGTAGAGAAGCTCACCAACGGTGAAGTGAAAGGCAAGACCGGTTCGTTGACCGCATTGCCTTTGATCGAAACCCAGGCCGGTGACGTATCTGCCTTCGTTCCGACCAACGTGATCTCCATCACCGACGGTCAGATCTTCCTGGAGTCGAACCTGTTCAACTCAGGTATTCGTCCTGCGGTTAACGCCGGTGTATCGGTGTCCCGTGTGGGTGGTGCTGCGCAGACCAAGATCATCAAGAAGCTCTCAGGTGGTATCCGTACCGCATTGGCTCAGTACCGTGAACTGGCAGCATTCGCCCAGTTTGCATCCGATCTGGATGAAGCGACCCGTAAGCAGCTCGAGCATGGTCAGCGCGTTACCGAACTGATGAAGCAGGGCCAGTATGCGCCCATGTCGGTTGCAGATATGGCTATCAGTCTGTACGCCGCTGAAAAGGGCTTCCTGACTGACGTCGAGCTGAGCAAGATCGGCGCGTTCGAGAAGGCGCTGCTCGCTTACTTCAAGCGTGATAAGGCCGATCTGCTGGCCAAGATCAACGAGAAGGGCGACTACAACGACGAGATCGAAGCCGGTATCAAGTCTGGCATCGAGAACTTCAAGGCGACCCAGAGCTGGTAA
- a CDS encoding ParB/RepB/Spo0J family partition protein → MAVKKRGLGRGLDALLGQPLPANQEVDSQDQQLKDIPIDLIQRGKYQPRRDMDPQALEELANSIRVQGVMQPIVVRPIPGDRYEIIAGERRWRATQLAGLDAIPAVIRDVPDEAAIAMALIENIQREDLNPIEEAIALQRLQQEFELTQQQVADAVGKSRVTITNLLRLMSLADDVKLLLERGDIEMGHARALLGLPPEQQTQAARQVVAKGLTVRQAEALVRQLLNPRRDASSTRQNPDIERLQQDLAERIGASVSIQHGAKGKGKLVISYSSLDELDGVLMHIK, encoded by the coding sequence ATGGCGGTCAAGAAACGCGGCTTGGGACGAGGGCTCGACGCACTACTGGGGCAACCGTTGCCCGCAAACCAGGAAGTCGACAGCCAGGACCAGCAGCTCAAGGATATCCCGATCGACCTGATCCAGCGCGGCAAGTACCAACCTCGCCGTGACATGGACCCGCAGGCGCTCGAAGAGCTGGCCAACTCAATTCGGGTGCAGGGTGTAATGCAGCCGATTGTGGTGCGTCCCATCCCGGGAGACCGTTACGAGATCATTGCCGGCGAACGTCGCTGGCGCGCCACCCAGCTCGCCGGACTCGATGCGATCCCTGCAGTCATTCGCGATGTTCCGGATGAAGCAGCGATCGCGATGGCGCTGATTGAAAACATTCAGCGTGAGGATCTCAATCCCATTGAGGAAGCGATTGCACTGCAGCGCCTGCAACAGGAATTCGAACTGACCCAGCAGCAGGTCGCAGACGCGGTGGGCAAGTCGCGGGTAACCATTACCAATCTATTGCGCCTGATGTCTCTCGCAGATGATGTCAAATTGTTGCTGGAGCGCGGCGACATCGAGATGGGACACGCACGCGCATTATTGGGATTACCCCCGGAACAGCAAACCCAGGCAGCACGCCAAGTAGTGGCCAAGGGCTTGACCGTGCGCCAGGCGGAAGCACTGGTCAGGCAGTTGTTGAATCCGCGGCGTGACGCCTCCTCAACACGCCAGAACCCTGATATTGAACGTTTACAGCAGGATCTGGCGGAGCGGATCGGAGCAAGCGTCAGCATTCAGCACGGCGCCAAGGGTAAAGGAAAGCTGGTCATCAGCTACAGCTCGCTGGACGAACTTGATGGCGTATTGATGCACATCAAATGA
- a CDS encoding F0F1 ATP synthase subunit delta — protein MATINTLARPYAKAAFEVASSANKLDAWSGMLAVAGAVVSDAAFGYRVRNPAVTAERKAEDLLMVGEGQFDAEFGNFVRALADNDRLLLIPVIAELYEQHKAEHDRSIAVEVETAFELNDDQQKTLATALSKRLDRTVTPHVTINPALIGGVLIRAGDLVIDGSVRGKLAKLAETLKS, from the coding sequence ATGGCTACCATCAATACGCTAGCTCGTCCTTATGCAAAGGCTGCGTTCGAAGTCGCTTCATCCGCTAATAAGCTGGATGCCTGGTCAGGCATGCTGGCGGTAGCGGGTGCGGTGGTCTCCGATGCAGCTTTTGGCTATAGGGTGCGCAATCCGGCAGTGACCGCAGAGCGCAAGGCTGAAGACCTGCTCATGGTTGGCGAAGGTCAGTTCGACGCGGAGTTCGGCAATTTTGTCCGGGCTCTGGCTGATAACGATCGATTGCTCCTGATTCCGGTTATCGCCGAGCTCTACGAGCAGCACAAGGCGGAACACGATCGCAGCATTGCAGTGGAGGTGGAAACCGCCTTCGAACTGAATGACGATCAACAGAAAACGCTGGCTACCGCGTTGTCGAAGCGGTTAGACCGCACAGTAACTCCCCATGTGACCATCAACCCGGCCCTTATTGGCGGTGTGTTGATTCGTGCGGGTGACCTGGTCATCGACGGTTCGGTCCGCGGCAAGCTTGCAAAGCTGGCCGAAACGTTGAAATCCTGA